Genomic segment of Papio anubis isolate 15944 unplaced genomic scaffold, Panubis1.0 scaffold3125, whole genome shotgun sequence:
AGGATGTCTGATGGTGGAGGGCCCACCCTGAAGGGTGTCTGATGGTGGAGACCCAAGCCTGCTCCGATAGGATGTCTGATGGTGGAGGGTTCACCCTAAGGGATGTCTGATGGTGGAGGGTCCACCCTACAGGATGTCTGATGGTAGAGGGCTCACCCTAAAGGGTGTCTGATGGCGAAAACCCAGGCCCATCCCAATAGGATGTCTGATGGTGGAGGGCCCCCCCAAAGGGTGTCTGATGGTGGAGACCCGGTTCCTGTCCAGGGTGGGCATCTGGTGGAGTAGTGCAGCCTCTCTCCCCTCCAGGGGCACAGAGCTGGGTGGGGCTGCGTGTaactcctgccctgccctgcagtGCGCCTTCCTGTTGTTCTGCATGGCCCCCAGGCCCTGGAACGGGGCTCTCATGCTGTATCAGCGCGTCGTGCGCCCGCTGTTCCTAAGGCACCACGGGGCCGTGGACAGAATCGTGAACAACCTCAGCGGGCGAGCCCTGGACGCGGCGGCCGGAATAACCAGGAACGGTGGGTGCTTGCAGGCGCCCAGCTACCTCTGACCGTCTCCTGGGTCTCCACCTGTCTCCACCTTGCCTCCCTTTCTGACTTTGACCGCCCACTGTCTGGCATCTTGGCCGCCCCCTCTCACTGTCCGCCTCTCTCTCTCACGCTTCCGGGAACCAGTCTTGCAGGCGCTGGCCCGTAGCCGGGCAGGCGTCACTCCAGCGGCTGTGGCCGGGCCCTCCACTCCCCTGGAAGCTGACAGTACGTAACCCGTGGGGAGGtaggagctgtgtgtgtgtgtgtgtgcatgtgtttgagTGTATGTTTGCTGTTGCACATGTGTTATTGTGCGTGCATGTTTTGTCATGTGCatgagggtatgtgtgtgtgcatggctcAAGCGTATGTTTGGTGTTTCCATGTGTGTATCAGTGAGCAAGGGAGTGAGCATGGTTTCtcaagtgtgcatgtgtgtgtgaccacgtgtgcatgtgtgcgcgtGAGTGCATGCATGTGCGCGTGAGTGCATGCATGTGCGCGTGCGTGTgaccacgtgtgtgtgtgcacgtgtgaatgcatgcatgtgtgcatgtgaccacgtgtgcatgtatgtgtgtgagcaTATGTGTGACTGCACATGTGCGTGCTCTGTGTGCACCCCTCTGTGTATAGGTGACCATGAAAGCGTGCGTGTGGTCGACACCATCTCTGCTGAGGGTGGCTGCCCGGCCCCTCGACTTTCCATGCTCACATCCAGTAGCCTCAGTCCCACCTGTGAGCAGTCAGCGGCGCCCAGGCCTGCCTCACCGCCCTCCCCCGCCTGCCCCTCTCTCTGCAGTCAAGCCAAGCCAGACCCTGCAGCCGAAGGACAAGTGAAGCAGCCCCCCGGGCCTCGCAAGGACCTCCCGGCTGGTGAGGAGGGGGCCGCGCCGGGCTCCCAGGCCTCCACATCGTCTTCAGCGCATCTCTCGACGGCAGCCCACGCCAGTCCCTCGGGTCCAGGCAAGGCCCTGGGGGTCTCCTTAAATGCCACCTCGGGCAAGTCCCAGTCCCAGTCCTCGGCCACCCCTAGCTCTGAATCCCAGGGCCAGCTGCCCTCCAGCTCTGGCCGTGGCAAGGCCCAGGGCCAGCGTCGGGCACGGGTCAGCTCCCAGCGGTCTCGGCAACGCACCCAGCTGCCTGGTACTTCCTCCGGCCCCTCCCAGTCAGCCCTCCCGTCCTCGAGGCCCCTGCAGCCACCCAACGTCACCTCCAGCCCGGTCTCACCCGTGGTCCAGTCTCCCAGCAGCAGCAACGTCCCCACGCAGCCTCCCAGCAAGCCCCCTGGCGAGCCAGAGGACACAGCCCCCAAGACCAGCGGACAGCGCCAGAAGCAATCCTCGAAACAGCCTGCCAGCAGCACCTCAGTGCCCGAGCTGGTCCCCTGCCACTCCGGGACCTCTCTGGAGTACACTTCGGAGTCCACCACCGAGATCACCTGCAGCTGGCCACACCACAGGCCCCCGTGCCTGCAGCACTACTGGTGCCTGAAACACCTGGCCTGCTAGGAGGCTCCAATAAAGCTAACCCGGACCAGACCTGCGCTCCACGTGTCTGGGGGAGGGGCTGCGAGGGCACTGTTCCATTTAATCAGGCACGAATCCCAGCTGTGCCGACCAGCCCCATAATATAGATGAGGAGACCGAGGCCCAGAGGCTAATTCACCCACTCAAGGTCCACCTGCACGGCCAGGATGGGTGCAAGCCCCGGAAATGCTTGTCCTTAACCTCAGtgctttctcccctccctcccgaGCTAGTTGTCTGGCCCATTTGCATTAGCCTGCTTCTCTTAAAACTCCCCcaggtgggcgcggtggctcaggcctgtaatcccagtactttgggaggctggggcgggtggatcacccgagg
This window contains:
- the LOC116273019 gene encoding receptor expression-enhancing protein 6-like produces the protein MVEGPPKGCLMVETRFLSRVGIWWSSAASLPSRGTELGGAACNSCPALQCAFLLFCMAPRPWNGALMLYQRVVRPLFLRHHGAVDRIVNNLSGRALDAAAGITRNVLQALARSRAGVTPAAVAGPSTPLEADST